Proteins found in one Deltaproteobacteria bacterium genomic segment:
- a CDS encoding sigma-54 dependent transcriptional regulator, whose protein sequence is MTNTQNIHQVLVVDDESVVRTGICRVLSEKGIGATPAAGGEEALDYLKTRPIDLVLLDIRMPDMDGMAVLKQIRTAYPDTDVIMITGYPTIDSAVRCTKLGALDYLVKPFRLDDLEAALQKANLGRASSQKHTVVNHGLKIDSEEHLIIGQSRPMKRIFDKILKVAPTDSTVLITGESGTGKELVAQAIHAKSLRKEREFVAVDCSSLVETLLESELFGHVKGSFTGAHQTKHGFFELANHGTFFFDEVANLSLNIQAKLLRVIQEREFMKVGDQQKINLDIRIVSASNSELTESIRKGTFREDLYYRLSVVPIHLPPLRERREDIPLLIRHYIDKLSRKMKKSRLEVSSEAMDILSEYAWPGNVRELEHTMERILILEDTDMIRAANLPTFITQRQGDLQMFSEEPFSLEQLEKKYIAFVLKRTKGKKTEAADILGINRKTLAAKIKKFGIE, encoded by the coding sequence ATGACAAACACCCAAAACATCCATCAGGTGCTGGTCGTGGATGACGAATCCGTGGTCCGAACCGGCATCTGCAGAGTACTGAGCGAAAAGGGAATAGGGGCAACACCGGCGGCCGGCGGTGAGGAGGCCCTGGATTATCTGAAAACCCGTCCGATAGACCTCGTGCTGCTGGACATTCGGATGCCGGATATGGACGGCATGGCCGTCCTCAAACAGATTCGCACCGCATACCCCGACACGGATGTGATCATGATCACCGGCTATCCGACCATCGACTCGGCGGTCCGCTGCACCAAACTGGGGGCACTGGACTATCTGGTGAAACCCTTCCGACTGGATGATCTGGAGGCGGCCCTTCAGAAGGCAAACCTGGGTCGTGCCTCATCTCAAAAACATACCGTTGTCAATCACGGCCTCAAGATAGATTCGGAAGAGCATCTCATCATCGGCCAGAGCCGCCCCATGAAGCGGATATTCGACAAGATCCTCAAGGTGGCGCCCACCGACAGCACCGTCCTGATAACGGGTGAAAGCGGCACGGGCAAGGAGCTGGTGGCCCAGGCCATCCATGCCAAGAGCCTTCGCAAAGAACGGGAATTCGTTGCAGTCGATTGCTCTTCCCTTGTGGAAACCCTCCTCGAAAGCGAGCTGTTCGGACATGTCAAAGGTTCTTTCACCGGGGCCCACCAGACCAAACACGGCTTTTTTGAACTGGCGAATCACGGCACCTTCTTCTTTGACGAAGTGGCAAACTTGAGCCTGAATATCCAGGCCAAGCTCCTCAGGGTGATTCAGGAGCGGGAGTTCATGAAGGTCGGGGATCAACAGAAGATCAATCTCGATATCCGGATCGTCTCAGCCTCCAACAGTGAGCTTACAGAATCGATCCGAAAGGGAACGTTCAGGGAGGATCTGTATTACCGGTTGAGCGTGGTGCCGATACATCTTCCCCCGCTCAGGGAAAGAAGGGAGGATATCCCTCTCCTCATCCGCCACTATATCGACAAATTGAGCCGTAAAATGAAGAAATCGCGCCTGGAAGTATCCTCAGAGGCCATGGATATCCTGTCGGAGTATGCCTGGCCAGGCAATGTAAGGGAACTGGAACATACCATGGAACGAATCCTCATCCTTGAGGATACCGATATGATACGGGCCGCGAACCTGCCGACGTTTATCACCCAGAGACAGGGAGATCTACAGATGTTTTCCGAAGAGCCTTTCTCTCTGGAGCAATTGGAGAAAAAATATATCGCCTTTGTGCTCAAGCGAACCAAAGGAAAAAAGACCGAGGCAGCCGACATCCTCGGGATCAACCGCAAGACCCTGGCGGCCAAGATCAAGAAGTTCGGCATTGAGTGA
- a CDS encoding IclR family transcriptional regulator: MFVEQKECSVGNTKTGALAKALQVIELLSRNPKGLALVDMSKTLGFPKSTIHHMLQPLLLNDYISQDDDTKKYSLGLRFLEISSRILADFDIRERARRYLIQLHEKCHEVVHLYLLRNGKIVCIDKMGAAAGGLSISSYVGWSTEPHASAAGKVLLSQLTNEEIGEIYPDGLLKPYGKNTITNLNQLFKELALVRKRGYAIDDEEYYEGVRCIGVPVRSRGHIVASISVTGSIFSMTMKRIEAGLIDLVRETGESISRELSNVPVGSV; the protein is encoded by the coding sequence ATGTTTGTTGAACAGAAGGAATGCAGTGTGGGAAATACAAAGACAGGGGCACTTGCAAAGGCCCTCCAGGTCATTGAGCTACTAAGCAGGAATCCAAAAGGGTTGGCTCTCGTTGATATGAGCAAGACACTTGGCTTTCCGAAAAGCACAATTCATCACATGTTGCAGCCCCTTCTCCTAAACGATTACATCTCGCAGGACGATGACACAAAAAAGTATTCCTTAGGATTGCGGTTCCTGGAAATATCGTCAAGGATCCTGGCAGATTTTGATATTAGGGAGAGGGCCAGAAGATATCTGATCCAGCTCCACGAGAAGTGCCATGAGGTTGTCCATCTATATCTTTTAAGGAATGGCAAAATTGTCTGTATTGACAAGATGGGTGCGGCCGCAGGAGGACTCTCTATCTCGTCCTATGTGGGGTGGTCCACCGAGCCGCATGCCTCTGCTGCAGGGAAAGTGCTTCTTTCCCAGTTAACCAATGAAGAGATTGGGGAAATCTACCCCGATGGCCTGCTAAAGCCTTATGGAAAAAACACCATCACTAATTTGAATCAGCTGTTCAAGGAACTGGCATTGGTGCGAAAGCGCGGATATGCCATTGATGATGAGGAATATTATGAGGGCGTTCGGTGTATCGGTGTGCCTGTTAGATCAAGAGGACATATTGTTGCGAGCATAAGCGTTACAGGTTCCATCTTCAGCATGACCATGAAAAGAATCGAGGCGGGGCTCATTGACTTGGTTAGGGAGACCGGCGAAAGCATCTCAAGAGAGCTGAGCAATGTGCCTGTAGGATCTGTTTGA
- a CDS encoding 2-oxoacid:acceptor oxidoreductase family protein, whose amino-acid sequence MKEVRIHGRGGQGSLVLAQFMAIAALEDGKYGQAFPFLGGGGERRGKAIMAFCRLDDKPIRLRCRVEEPDCVIIQDPTIVREIDVTSGLREGGLILVNTDKDPSTLGLSIPFSQIYTISADEMARSILGSPIINTALLGAFSGLTKALTLDAALKAVMKRFPGDLGHKNALIVRKSHESMVERLS is encoded by the coding sequence ATGAAAGAAGTCCGCATTCATGGCAGAGGAGGACAGGGCTCTTTGGTCCTTGCCCAGTTCATGGCGATTGCCGCCTTGGAAGACGGTAAGTATGGACAGGCATTCCCTTTTCTCGGTGGCGGTGGTGAGAGAAGAGGCAAGGCCATTATGGCCTTTTGCAGATTAGATGACAAGCCAATCAGACTGAGGTGCAGAGTGGAAGAGCCTGATTGCGTGATTATTCAGGATCCCACCATCGTCAGGGAGATCGACGTAACGTCGGGACTCAGAGAGGGAGGGCTTATCCTTGTAAACACAGACAAAGACCCTTCAACTCTAGGCCTGTCAATACCTTTTTCTCAAATCTACACCATTTCGGCCGATGAAATGGCACGGTCTATCTTAGGTTCCCCCATAATTAATACAGCCCTATTGGGGGCATTTTCCGGCTTAACCAAGGCCCTGACCCTTGACGCCGCGCTCAAGGCTGTCATGAAAAGATTCCCCGGCGATTTGGGTCATAAAAATGCTCTCATCGTAAGAAAAAGCCATGAGAGCATGGTAGAGCGATTATCATGA
- a CDS encoding 4Fe-4S binding protein, whose translation MKIALGGVVRGGTSLAYETGTWRDRKPIIDYDLCKGCGVCEEVCPDNVIHDVNGVYAIDYGYCKGCGLCAYECHVNAIEMIFEAK comes from the coding sequence ATGAAAATAGCATTGGGAGGCGTTGTCAGGGGAGGAACATCCCTGGCCTACGAGACCGGAACCTGGAGAGACCGAAAGCCTATCATCGATTATGATCTGTGCAAAGGATGCGGCGTCTGCGAAGAGGTTTGCCCGGATAATGTCATTCATGATGTAAACGGGGTGTATGCCATTGACTACGGATATTGCAAAGGCTGCGGTCTGTGCGCCTATGAATGCCATGTGAATGCAATTGAGATGATTTTCGAGGCGAAATGA
- the porA gene encoding pyruvate ferredoxin oxidoreductase, translating to MGDNGKTERVLEGSEAVALAIKACRPGVISTYPISPQTHIVEALARMVVNGELESEYVRVESEFSAASVLAGASAAGSRSYTASTSQGLLLMTEVIYASAGMRLPFVITGVNRAVSAPISIQPDHQDAMSLRDSGIIQIYVESSQEAYDTHIAAFKIAEDPRIALPVMVCMDGWILTHSYERVRLVEQEEVDRFLPPFKPIHFLDVNDPKSWGPIADEDLYMEFRYAIHDAMQMGKKRIKEIFSEWADISGRDHGGLIEAYRTKDAEIVLIAMGSVAGTAKDAVDHLRTGGKKVGLIKIRCYRPFPYEDILKAIQDAKVVAVMEASFSMGSEGAIGLDLKAKLYGRSKTPVVIDMIAGLGGRVITRGTIYKIVEQVEKACESGAVPFEPYWMDLKPEVLP from the coding sequence ATGGGCGACAACGGCAAAACGGAAAGGGTGCTTGAGGGATCGGAGGCGGTCGCCTTAGCAATAAAGGCGTGCCGTCCAGGTGTGATATCCACTTATCCGATTAGCCCCCAGACACATATCGTTGAGGCCCTGGCGAGGATGGTTGTGAATGGTGAGTTGGAATCCGAATATGTGCGGGTAGAGTCTGAATTCTCTGCGGCCAGTGTCCTGGCCGGTGCTTCAGCAGCGGGCAGTCGCTCTTATACGGCCTCTACATCTCAGGGTCTGTTGCTCATGACAGAGGTAATCTATGCGAGTGCAGGGATGCGGCTGCCGTTTGTCATCACAGGGGTTAATCGGGCGGTTTCAGCGCCCATAAGTATTCAACCAGATCATCAGGATGCCATGAGCCTTCGGGATTCGGGAATCATTCAAATTTATGTGGAGAGCAGTCAAGAGGCCTACGATACCCACATTGCCGCCTTCAAAATCGCGGAGGATCCCAGGATAGCACTCCCGGTAATGGTCTGTATGGACGGATGGATACTGACCCATTCCTATGAAAGAGTTCGTCTGGTTGAACAAGAAGAAGTGGACCGATTTCTGCCTCCTTTTAAACCTATCCATTTCTTGGATGTGAACGATCCCAAGAGCTGGGGACCCATTGCTGATGAAGATCTGTACATGGAGTTCAGATACGCCATCCATGATGCCATGCAAATGGGAAAAAAGAGGATCAAGGAGATTTTTTCTGAATGGGCGGATATCAGCGGTCGGGATCACGGAGGGCTCATTGAGGCATACAGAACAAAGGATGCCGAAATCGTTCTGATCGCAATGGGATCGGTAGCCGGCACAGCCAAGGACGCTGTGGATCATTTGCGAACTGGTGGAAAGAAAGTAGGACTGATTAAAATTCGCTGTTATCGTCCTTTTCCGTATGAAGACATCCTGAAAGCCATCCAGGATGCGAAAGTGGTTGCGGTTATGGAGGCCAGTTTCTCCATGGGAAGTGAAGGTGCCATCGGTCTGGACCTCAAAGCCAAGCTTTATGGCCGATCCAAAACTCCGGTAGTTATCGATATGATAGCCGGCTTGGGGGGGAGAGTAATCACCCGTGGGACAATCTATAAAATTGTGGAACAGGTTGAAAAAGCATGTGAATCAGGAGCTGTTCCCTTTGAACCCTATTGGATGGATTTGAAACCGGAAGTCTTACCGTAG
- a CDS encoding pyruvate ferredoxin oxidoreductase codes for MSEKNAVQEKDLFVSGHRACHGCGQALAVRHILKATGRDVIVITPTGCLETFTLTYGYSSWRVPFMHHLFENGPSVATGVVAALKAQHRDHIRVLVIGGDGSTFDIGFGALSGMLERGDDVLYICMDNGAYMNTGGQRSGATPIYAGTTTHPVGKKSIGKPQLKKDMPAIVAAHGAPYVATASVAYLKDLRRKVEQAMTYQGPRYIQIDAPCPSVWGFPSDRTLEIGRLGVQSGLVPVFEMVDGRITGVRKIRTRVPPREYLSAQRRFKHLLEGNRAAREGFEKICAMADSNIEKYGLMD; via the coding sequence TTGAGTGAGAAGAACGCGGTACAGGAAAAGGATCTGTTTGTTTCCGGGCATAGGGCCTGCCATGGATGCGGACAGGCATTGGCCGTAAGGCATATTCTTAAAGCCACCGGCCGGGACGTCATAGTTATTACACCCACTGGATGCCTCGAAACCTTTACCTTGACCTATGGGTATTCTTCATGGCGTGTTCCGTTTATGCACCATCTTTTCGAGAACGGGCCTTCCGTGGCGACGGGTGTTGTTGCCGCCCTGAAAGCACAACATAGAGACCATATCAGAGTATTGGTGATCGGAGGAGATGGGTCAACCTTTGACATCGGGTTCGGGGCGTTATCCGGTATGCTGGAACGGGGAGATGATGTTCTCTACATTTGCATGGATAACGGGGCCTATATGAATACAGGCGGTCAGCGCAGCGGTGCGACACCTATCTATGCCGGAACGACGACCCATCCTGTGGGGAAAAAATCCATAGGAAAGCCTCAACTGAAAAAAGATATGCCAGCCATTGTCGCCGCACATGGTGCCCCTTATGTGGCAACAGCCTCAGTTGCTTACCTGAAAGACCTGCGACGGAAAGTCGAACAGGCGATGACCTATCAGGGTCCCCGGTATATCCAGATCGATGCGCCCTGTCCGTCGGTTTGGGGCTTTCCCAGTGATCGCACACTGGAAATTGGAAGGCTGGGAGTGCAATCCGGTCTTGTGCCGGTCTTTGAGATGGTGGATGGCAGGATTACTGGCGTTCGCAAAATTAGGACAAGGGTCCCCCCACGTGAATACCTAAGTGCCCAGAGACGTTTCAAGCACCTACTGGAGGGAAACAGGGCTGCGCGGGAGGGGTTTGAAAAGATCTGCGCCATGGCGGACTCGAATATAGAGAAATACGGTCTGATGGACTAG
- a CDS encoding ABC transporter substrate-binding protein, whose protein sequence is MKGILKTTILLGMVVALMAGFSIGSPAAADDSIKLGIIYAMTGKGSALGTKQMDSAKLAIEEINGKGGADFGGKKVKIEAIYQDTETKPDVAVRKMKSMIKDNGITALIGGTFAHVSLAMNAQSKRTPIIFNATNGVPEKMFTKEEKGPYSVSMIPPAESIGSGASAYVTEVMKMKNIVLLLPDYAYGHGALRGHENVLKKMPDVKYQVIMTPVGTADMTPYLIKAMEAKPDIVIMGQWGNDAINILKQAYEMGLGKKTKIFFQWIVNVFATGIPAEALEGVMCQMFWYHDMTGFPFPEVVEAANSFTARYRAAYGEPPDPYGCSAYMGVYEIVRGMELAKSTDPKKAYDALMANPDWSGPKGPAKWMIDGNPRYKHSSFIAKGLGPQERKDQKWDYVKVIDSYRGKYFQRTPQELGW, encoded by the coding sequence ATGAAAGGGATACTCAAAACGACGATTCTATTGGGCATGGTCGTGGCGCTTATGGCAGGCTTTTCCATAGGTTCTCCTGCTGCCGCTGACGACAGCATTAAGTTGGGCATTATCTACGCCATGACGGGTAAGGGCTCGGCTCTTGGAACCAAGCAGATGGATTCAGCCAAACTGGCAATAGAAGAAATTAACGGTAAAGGTGGGGCTGACTTCGGCGGGAAAAAGGTCAAAATCGAGGCCATTTACCAGGATACAGAAACCAAGCCGGACGTGGCTGTCAGAAAGATGAAGTCCATGATCAAGGATAACGGCATAACGGCATTGATTGGCGGGACGTTTGCCCATGTATCTTTAGCCATGAACGCCCAGAGCAAAAGAACCCCTATTATCTTCAACGCCACAAACGGTGTGCCGGAAAAGATGTTCACCAAAGAAGAAAAAGGGCCATATAGTGTGTCCATGATCCCACCGGCAGAATCCATCGGTAGCGGCGCTTCAGCCTATGTGACGGAAGTGATGAAAATGAAGAACATTGTCCTGTTGCTTCCGGATTATGCCTATGGCCATGGCGCCCTCAGAGGTCATGAAAATGTGCTCAAGAAAATGCCTGATGTCAAGTACCAGGTGATCATGACGCCGGTCGGAACTGCCGATATGACCCCTTATCTCATTAAGGCGATGGAGGCCAAGCCGGACATCGTCATCATGGGCCAATGGGGAAACGATGCCATCAACATCCTCAAGCAGGCGTATGAGATGGGCCTGGGAAAGAAAACCAAGATTTTTTTCCAGTGGATCGTCAATGTCTTTGCCACAGGAATTCCCGCCGAGGCCTTAGAGGGGGTCATGTGTCAGATGTTCTGGTATCACGATATGACCGGATTTCCGTTCCCAGAGGTGGTTGAGGCCGCCAATTCCTTTACTGCCAGATATCGAGCTGCTTACGGCGAACCTCCGGATCCCTATGGCTGCAGCGCCTACATGGGAGTGTATGAAATCGTCCGGGGCATGGAACTGGCCAAATCGACCGACCCCAAAAAGGCCTATGATGCGCTCATGGCAAATCCCGACTGGAGTGGACCCAAAGGCCCGGCCAAATGGATGATTGACGGGAATCCGAGATATAAGCACTCCTCTTTTATCGCTAAGGGCCTGGGCCCCCAAGAGCGGAAGGATCAAAAGTGGGACTATGTCAAGGTGATCGACTCCTACCGGGGCAAATACTTCCAGAGAACACCCCAGGAGCTTGGGTGGTAG
- a CDS encoding ATP-binding cassette domain-containing protein codes for MSKHFEGLAAVEMVNFRVEQGRVAGLIGPNGSGKTTLFNLLSGLFLPTRGKVIFQGKDITKSAPHKRVGMGITRTFQLVSVFNSLTAWENLVLSNIKSKEKHRTVRNFYFVSAQNKRVQEDCLAALELVGLQEKAAVQTSELSYGDKRMLEIAIGLSLKPTLLLLDEPLAGLSDHEIGGVLDIIHRVKENFTLAIIDHKISKIINLVDSLSVMNYGRIICEGHPEQVLSHPAVRECYWGKEENGCST; via the coding sequence ATCAGCAAGCACTTCGAGGGCCTCGCCGCGGTCGAAATGGTCAACTTTCGTGTTGAACAAGGCCGTGTGGCAGGGCTCATCGGGCCTAACGGATCCGGCAAGACCACCCTTTTTAACCTGCTTTCCGGCCTTTTTCTGCCTACCAGGGGAAAGGTCATCTTTCAAGGAAAAGACATTACCAAGTCAGCGCCCCATAAGCGGGTGGGGATGGGTATAACCCGGACATTTCAGCTGGTATCGGTATTCAACTCTCTTACGGCCTGGGAGAATCTGGTCCTCTCAAACATCAAGTCTAAAGAAAAACATCGAACTGTTCGTAACTTCTATTTTGTATCCGCCCAGAATAAAAGGGTACAAGAAGACTGCCTGGCCGCGCTCGAGCTGGTTGGACTTCAGGAAAAGGCCGCTGTTCAGACATCGGAGCTTTCCTATGGAGACAAAAGGATGCTTGAAATCGCCATCGGGTTGTCTCTCAAGCCCACGCTGTTGCTTCTGGATGAGCCGTTGGCCGGACTGAGCGATCATGAAATTGGAGGGGTATTGGACATCATCCACCGGGTCAAGGAGAATTTCACTCTGGCGATTATTGACCACAAAATATCCAAGATTATCAATCTAGTGGACTCGCTCAGTGTGATGAATTACGGCCGAATTATTTGCGAAGGCCACCCCGAACAGGTCCTGTCTCATCCCGCGGTAAGGGAATGTTATTGGGGAAAGGAAGAGAACGGTTGCTCGACGTAG
- a CDS encoding ATP-binding cassette domain-containing protein produces the protein MLDVVEIDVGYGHAVVLHDVSLQLKRGEMVFVVGRNGAGKTTLLKTISGIMKPNKGFITYEGEDTRNLNAERLARRGIRFVAQDKKVFAGLTVRDNLQLAAHASGEKMEEALQKATSIYPDMSRFMDNKAGKLSGGQREILLIGRALVGSPKLLLIDEPTEGLAAIVIEDISRILNQLKAKNVSAIIVEQNLSLVKRLADRIYVMKEGKVIKEIADRSEMEDTADLESYL, from the coding sequence TTGCTCGACGTAGTAGAAATCGACGTGGGCTACGGTCATGCCGTGGTCCTTCATGACGTCTCCCTCCAGCTGAAAAGGGGGGAAATGGTCTTTGTCGTCGGCCGCAACGGAGCGGGAAAAACAACCCTGCTAAAAACCATAAGCGGGATCATGAAGCCGAACAAAGGATTCATCACCTACGAAGGGGAGGATACGCGTAACCTGAACGCAGAAAGACTTGCCAGGCGGGGCATCCGCTTCGTCGCCCAGGATAAGAAGGTATTTGCCGGTTTGACGGTACGAGACAATCTCCAACTTGCTGCCCATGCCAGTGGAGAAAAGATGGAAGAGGCCCTTCAAAAAGCCACAAGCATCTATCCGGATATGTCTAGATTCATGGACAATAAGGCAGGAAAGCTGAGTGGAGGCCAGAGGGAAATCCTGCTCATCGGGCGTGCACTGGTGGGGTCTCCCAAACTTCTGCTGATCGACGAGCCAACCGAGGGCTTGGCCGCCATCGTCATTGAAGATATTAGCCGAATATTGAACCAGCTGAAGGCAAAAAACGTCTCCGCCATCATTGTGGAACAAAACCTTTCTCTGGTAAAACGTCTAGCCGACCGAATCTACGTGATGAAAGAAGGGAAGGTCATCAAGGAGATTGCGGACAGGTCCGAAATGGAGGATACCGCCGATCTGGAAAGTTACCTGTAA
- a CDS encoding branched-chain amino acid ABC transporter permease encodes MIFCIYVMSFDLLYGYMGRLSFGQMLYLGTGVYVSTLFSLHVSPNPILSMLAGIAGGAIVAGILGLIVVPLSEAPFALTNLAFNQVGFFLIGSAFQRVTHGEDGISSGVEPWGFLDFANEYVAYGFVLACLILAFLVLKTLTRSPYGILIRSIKENEVRVKFLGYHTFFYKWLTFVIAGSFAALAGTLYTLYIGFVSPVFIHPLNNVEVIFAALIGGAGNLYGALAGGVFYMVLRDSLSTHIPQWEWILGILLLIVVFYLREGITGFVRSLTRGILRKMAQKKAMEEA; translated from the coding sequence ATGATTTTCTGTATCTATGTCATGTCCTTCGATCTCCTTTACGGGTATATGGGGCGATTGTCTTTCGGTCAAATGCTATACCTGGGTACCGGCGTATATGTGTCCACGCTCTTCTCCCTCCATGTCAGCCCCAATCCCATATTATCCATGCTTGCCGGTATCGCCGGGGGGGCAATTGTGGCCGGGATATTGGGTTTGATTGTGGTCCCCCTTTCGGAAGCGCCCTTTGCCTTGACCAACCTGGCATTCAACCAGGTGGGGTTCTTCTTGATTGGCTCTGCCTTCCAGAGGGTTACCCACGGCGAAGATGGCATATCGAGCGGCGTGGAACCGTGGGGGTTTCTGGATTTTGCCAATGAGTATGTTGCTTATGGATTCGTATTGGCATGTCTTATCCTTGCATTTCTTGTGCTCAAGACACTCACCCGTTCCCCCTATGGGATTCTCATCCGATCCATCAAGGAAAACGAGGTCAGGGTCAAATTTCTGGGGTACCATACCTTCTTCTATAAATGGCTCACCTTTGTGATTGCTGGCAGTTTTGCCGCACTCGCCGGAACCCTGTATACGCTGTATATCGGATTTGTCAGCCCGGTATTTATCCATCCGCTGAACAACGTGGAGGTTATTTTTGCAGCGCTCATTGGCGGCGCCGGCAACCTTTACGGCGCGCTGGCGGGCGGTGTTTTCTATATGGTTCTGCGCGACAGTCTTTCCACCCACATACCCCAGTGGGAATGGATCTTAGGGATACTTCTACTGATAGTCGTCTTCTACCTGAGGGAGGGTATCACCGGCTTCGTCAGGTCTCTGACCCGAGGGATCTTGCGCAAGATGGCGCAAAAAAAGGCAATGGAGGAGGCATAG
- a CDS encoding branched-chain amino acid ABC transporter permease, which produces MIQTLLYGTTIGAILYFFSIGLSITFGTMKIINFAHCMVYTLGVYFFITLLPFLGGIFPAALAFAMLMVVPVAYVMERFVIRRLYGESLDYAMIATYAMLLIGTDAIKWIWGNTPLPVTDPLGTAMTVLGVSIPVYRVIIVASSVALFLSLNVFFKKNIIGKIVIAALDDNQGVRCLGLNVDRYFSIVFIIGSVLAVLGGVLYAPISAAEPYMGHDILLIAFAVVIVGGMGNLTGTFVSAFVLGMVIALTGRYYSQAADTMVFVVMAAVLIFRGSEG; this is translated from the coding sequence ATGATCCAGACCTTGCTATATGGAACCACGATCGGTGCCATCCTCTATTTCTTCTCCATCGGGCTTTCCATCACGTTCGGCACCATGAAGATCATCAATTTCGCCCACTGTATGGTTTATACGCTGGGCGTCTATTTCTTCATCACCCTCCTCCCCTTCCTTGGTGGAATTTTCCCGGCAGCCCTTGCCTTTGCGATGCTGATGGTCGTGCCGGTTGCTTACGTCATGGAGCGGTTCGTCATCCGGAGACTTTACGGAGAATCCCTTGACTACGCCATGATCGCTACCTATGCAATGCTTCTGATCGGCACGGACGCCATTAAATGGATATGGGGCAACACACCACTCCCGGTTACCGATCCCTTAGGTACAGCCATGACCGTCTTAGGTGTCTCCATCCCTGTGTATCGCGTCATCATCGTGGCCAGTTCGGTGGCCCTTTTTCTGTCGCTGAACGTCTTTTTTAAGAAAAATATCATTGGCAAAATCGTCATCGCGGCGCTGGACGATAACCAGGGCGTCAGGTGCCTGGGGTTGAATGTGGATCGCTACTTCTCCATTGTATTTATCATCGGGAGCGTCCTGGCCGTACTGGGTGGCGTGCTCTACGCCCCTATCTCTGCTGCAGAGCCCTACATGGGCCATGACATCCTACTCATTGCCTTTGCCGTGGTCATCGTGGGAGGCATGGGAAACCTCACAGGCACATTTGTCTCCGCCTTTGTTCTCGGTATGGTCATCGCCCTCACCGGCCGATATTACTCCCAAGCGGCCGATACCATGGTATTTGTCGTCATGGCGGCGGTGCTTATCTTTAGAGGATCGGAGGGCTGA